From a single Streptomyces sp. NBC_01264 genomic region:
- a CDS encoding trypsin-like serine peptidase, whose product MRPIRPVTAILCSAALALTAAACGPGDGETDAKPTVAVSVPTSLDGVKIPEGLRDKLKEHGIDLEKWKGGEWKNWKKEDWLREAGDYINPIIEDLWDSDRMRDADKMPQPPAVDPDAGKDQGVTDPTPAPVTAKAAAAPYHQSVPASGKVFFDGPEGSMVCSATVVKDPAHPGKSNMVWTAGHCVHAGKAGGWYRNIAFVPSYNNKGKSAAALKGAPREEVAPYGVWWSDWAQTSDQWIATGGPTGGAGAPYDFAVLHVTPEKGGGKSLEETVGTALPVEFNAAAAPKIAKMTATGYPAAAPFDGQKTFQCVDKPGRLSLNATDPTMYRIGCTMTGGSSGGGWVAAGADGKPALVSNTSIGPAKAGWLAGPRLGPEAKGVFDAVSGKFK is encoded by the coding sequence ATGCGACCGATCCGACCGGTCACCGCGATCCTGTGCTCGGCCGCGCTCGCGCTGACCGCCGCGGCGTGCGGACCCGGCGACGGTGAGACCGACGCCAAGCCGACCGTGGCGGTGAGCGTGCCCACCAGCCTCGACGGGGTGAAGATCCCCGAGGGGCTCCGGGACAAGCTCAAGGAGCACGGCATCGACCTGGAGAAGTGGAAGGGGGGTGAGTGGAAGAACTGGAAGAAGGAGGACTGGCTCCGCGAGGCGGGCGACTACATCAACCCGATCATCGAGGACCTCTGGGACTCGGACCGGATGCGCGACGCCGACAAGATGCCGCAGCCCCCCGCCGTCGACCCCGACGCCGGCAAGGACCAGGGCGTCACCGACCCGACCCCGGCCCCGGTGACCGCCAAGGCCGCGGCAGCGCCCTACCATCAGAGCGTCCCCGCCTCCGGCAAGGTCTTCTTCGACGGCCCCGAGGGATCGATGGTCTGCTCGGCGACCGTGGTCAAGGACCCGGCGCACCCCGGCAAGTCCAACATGGTCTGGACGGCCGGCCACTGCGTGCACGCGGGCAAGGCCGGCGGCTGGTACCGCAACATCGCCTTCGTCCCGTCGTACAACAACAAGGGCAAGAGCGCGGCCGCGCTGAAGGGCGCGCCGCGCGAGGAAGTCGCCCCGTACGGCGTGTGGTGGAGCGACTGGGCCCAGACCTCCGACCAGTGGATCGCGACCGGCGGTCCGACCGGCGGCGCGGGTGCCCCGTACGACTTCGCGGTCCTGCACGTGACCCCGGAGAAGGGTGGCGGCAAGTCGCTGGAGGAGACGGTCGGTACGGCGCTTCCGGTGGAGTTCAACGCCGCGGCCGCGCCCAAGATCGCGAAGATGACGGCCACCGGTTACCCGGCGGCGGCTCCGTTCGACGGCCAGAAGACCTTCCAGTGCGTCGACAAGCCGGGCCGGCTGTCGCTGAACGCGACCGACCCCACGATGTACCGCATCGGCTGCACGATGACCGGCGGTTCCTCGGGCGGCGGCTGGGTCGCCGCGGGCGCCGACGGCAAGCCCGCGCTGGTGTCGAACACCTCCATCGGCCCCGCCAAGGCGGGCTGGCTGGCCGGTCCCCGGCTGGGTCCGGAGGCCAAGGGCGTCTTCGACGCCGTGAGCGGCAAGTTCAAGTAA
- a CDS encoding diaminobutyrate--2-oxoglutarate transaminase family protein — MENRATETRHFAERGPGPGPGPDGVSGPAGASGSAGVSGEGILRRQAQRESAARTYARSLPIVPVRARGLTIEGADGRRYLDCLSGAGTLALGHNHPVVLEAIRGVLDSGAPLHVLDLATPVKDAFTTELFANLPAELAADARIQFCGPAGTDAVEAALTLVRTATGRSGLLAFTGAYHGMTAGALAASGGATDVRVTRLPYPQDHRCPFGVGGAEGAELSARWTRSLLDDPKSGVTAPAGMIVEPVQGEGGVHPAPDAWLRRMREITAERGIPLIADEVQTGVGRTGAFWGVDHAGVVPDVMVLSKAIGGSLPLAVIVYRAELDQWAPGAHAGTFRGNQLAMAAGTATLAFVRENALAERAATLGAHMLTALRGLIPAHPCVADVRGRGLMLGVELADPDTGESAPALAAAVRQACLDRGLIVELGGRHSSVVRLLPPLTLTDEQAAAVLDRLADAISAATRR, encoded by the coding sequence ATGGAGAACCGGGCCACGGAGACACGGCACTTCGCCGAACGGGGTCCGGGGCCGGGGCCGGGTCCGGATGGGGTTTCGGGTCCGGCCGGGGCTTCCGGTTCGGCCGGGGTTTCGGGCGAGGGGATCCTGCGCAGGCAGGCACAACGGGAGTCCGCGGCACGGACGTACGCACGCTCCCTGCCCATCGTGCCCGTGCGCGCAAGGGGGTTGACCATCGAGGGCGCGGACGGACGCCGCTACCTCGACTGCCTCTCCGGCGCCGGAACCCTCGCGCTCGGCCACAACCACCCGGTGGTGCTCGAAGCCATCCGCGGGGTCCTCGACTCGGGGGCCCCGCTGCACGTTCTGGACCTCGCGACACCGGTCAAGGACGCCTTCACCACCGAGCTGTTCGCCAACCTGCCGGCGGAGCTGGCCGCCGACGCCCGCATCCAGTTCTGCGGTCCGGCCGGGACGGACGCGGTGGAGGCCGCGCTCACCCTCGTCCGTACCGCGACCGGCCGGTCGGGGCTGCTCGCCTTCACCGGCGCCTACCACGGGATGACCGCGGGGGCGCTGGCCGCCTCCGGCGGGGCCACGGACGTACGGGTGACCCGGCTGCCGTATCCGCAGGACCACCGCTGCCCGTTCGGAGTCGGCGGGGCCGAGGGGGCGGAACTGTCGGCCCGTTGGACGCGGAGCCTGCTGGACGACCCCAAGAGCGGGGTGACCGCGCCGGCCGGAATGATCGTCGAACCCGTCCAGGGAGAGGGCGGAGTCCACCCCGCCCCCGACGCCTGGCTGCGCAGGATGCGGGAGATCACGGCGGAGCGGGGGATCCCGCTGATCGCCGACGAGGTCCAGACGGGGGTCGGGCGCACCGGAGCCTTCTGGGGGGTCGACCACGCGGGGGTCGTCCCCGACGTGATGGTGCTCTCCAAGGCCATCGGGGGCAGCCTGCCGCTCGCGGTGATCGTGTACCGCGCGGAGCTGGACCAGTGGGCCCCGGGCGCCCACGCCGGCACCTTCCGCGGCAACCAGCTCGCCATGGCGGCGGGCACCGCGACCCTGGCCTTCGTCCGGGAGAACGCCCTCGCGGAGCGCGCGGCGACCCTGGGCGCGCACATGCTCACCGCTCTGCGCGGCCTGATCCCGGCCCATCCCTGCGTGGCGGACGTACGGGGCCGCGGCCTGATGCTCGGCGTCGAACTTGCCGACCCGGACACGGGGGAGTCCGCGCCCGCCCTCGCGGCAGCCGTCCGCCAGGCGTGCCTGGACCGCGGCCTGATCGTGGAACTCGGCGGCCGCCACTCCAGCGTCGTCCGCCTCCTCCCCCCGCTCACCCTGACCGACGAACAGGCCGCGGCCGTCCTCGACCGCCTCGCCGACGCCATCTCCGCCGCCACCCGCCGCTAA